The Branchiostoma lanceolatum isolate klBraLanc5 chromosome 3, klBraLanc5.hap2, whole genome shotgun sequence DNA segment CCACACACTTGATACAAATGACTAATCTgtgcaaaacaaaattatgttTGTAAGTGTACATGTTTATAATATACTGTATAGCCCATATCTTGCTCTCACCATAATTCTGGTGAAGTTGAGGTTCCATGTGAATGTTGTGAAGGTTTTTGCGACAGGGTCCACCACAGACTCTTCCACTATGGATGCAAACTTGGGGGTACCAGTAGGGAGGAATCTCTCCCCCCACTTGGGCAAATGGTTTGTCTTGGTCAGCAGTCGGAAGCTGTGGAGCTTGTTGTCTTCAATCTTTCTCGAAATAACATCTTCACTAAGAACATGTTTactgaagaaacaaaaatgagAAATGTCTTTCAACAAGCACTTATGCTAGATATACAAGAACAAATCACAAGAATTGTATGTGCCAACATACTACATGCCCAGAATGGCTTCTACCAACATAGGtgaactttcaagttaacaTACAAAGTTTTGTGTTAACATTACTTCTGGGCTTAAAATATGCAGTGCAAGATAGGACATGTAACAAAATCCCTTCTATACATACGATGGTGAGCATGAGATTTTCCACTGACCTATGTGGGTTGGGGTACCTCTGCCAGACAGCAGACGCAACTTGGTCCCAATCATTTTGCAACACAGTCGTTTTGGAGTGATATCTGGCCATTTTATACACCAATAGTATTTACACCCAGCGTCTGCAAACAAAATGTGTAACCCAGTTATCATCATTAATGCACAGTACACCTATGTGTCCTTCGGACATCTTCAATTGTAGAAGTGGATAGCTGCACATGCACAAAGTATGCCTTATTACATCTCCATTTTTACAGAAAGAGCATTCCTCCACAACACAACAATATCAAATGATAAATTTGCACAGATGCATACGATGCTGCTGTTCCTAAATGGTCACAATGAAGGTCCTGCTGTTCAAAAATCTATGGGAAAAGTCTTACATGGGTTCTGTCAGCAACAACACGCCCTAATTTGTATGGCAATccatttttttggggaaaactGGTGAAGCTTCCAAAGACCATTACCAATTTGAATGAAAGTAATATGCTGGAATTTCCTGTTCAGCAACCATCTGGACCCGGGAAATTACTTGCTGCATATAGTGTCATATACTTAATTGTACGTTTGACAAAACTTTGGGACACATGGCACATCAGAAAATAAACCTGGAATCTACTAGTAGAGTTTCATTTACAAATTGGTACCCATACAGGCTTTCGGGGAGACATGGCAAACAGATCAATTACGGAACTCACTggggtatacatgtagtattgattATTTCACCCACAGAGCCATTGCTTGGTACTGGATTAGTGCTCACTACCGTAATCATAATTCTCAATATTTCATACCATTGCATCATTTTGTAGCCTGGTAGCCATCCCTATTTTGAAGGTCTGCATGTATTTCCCCGTGAGGTGTAGGGAGCTATTTTAATTCATTGTTAATCGTAGCAGGTCTGCTCTTGTCGGTAAGTTATCGGTGAAGCATGATTTGTTAGTGTTACTTTGATTCTACATACCGGGGGTAGCAcattatttgttatcctgaatcTATCATCAAGCAATATTTACAAATTATATGTATCACGAAGTGGAATGCTAGATTACCCAAGAGTCACAAGTTCACAACGGAGCGTCTCAGTCTGGTTGTCTCCGTGTTCACAGACTAGTTTTGCCTGACCCCCACAAACACAATTTTACAAACTTAAAGGTTGTGACAATTCAAAGACCTTGTTCCCAAAAAGTTTTGCAGTAGAATAACAAGTCAATTCAATACCTTTATGAATTGTGGTCTTTAGTTTTGAATTTACGGATAATTGTTGCCTGCCCCCTACAATAattttaccgttaagcgttgcctagatccccccatgcagaatCCCCTATAATATTTTCTCCCTGGGGCACTTGGCCAACCTTGGGCCAACCCTGTAATCAGACAGAAAATAATGATGGACCAGGCTACACAATTTGACACTTAGTTCATACTGTAAAACAAGACTATAGTAAAGGTTCTTGCATCACACATTGCTGGTCTGATTGGGAGGGGTGATTGGGAAAAGTGTCTAAGTGGTACAAAAGACAGTCAGACCCAGGCAGAGTTGCTACGTGACAGACATCACATCATATCCTTGCGGGTAGCTCATGCTGCAGACATAGCTGTCCTGACCGGGTCACCATCCCACAGATACAATCCCAGCCTCAACAGAATAACTATTTCTCAGCAACGCCCAGGATCGTGATCTAGCAGTGCGTTCGAAAGAACAAGTCAAAAAGCACTTTAAAAGTTTAAGAGACATGCCTGTACATCTAGTATGTCACAACAACCTAACCGCACGGTCACTGGCTCAGTGATCATGAGGTGAGCACATGGCCATGGCCTCGCCTCTGACGCCACGTTTGTACCTAAAATAACAGTCGCTATTGGCATGTCTGTATCTCTAATACCCTCCATAGCATCCAAAATATATAATTGACTCAGATAGTAGACTGTACAATTCAGCGACAGTAACATAAATCACACAGAAATCCCCCCCAAAGCAAGGAGAGCTCACACCTACCTGTCCCGCTCACACTTCGGTCGCCATATTGACCTTCATGGCGCATGACAATCATGGAGATAGACCAATCACAGCACTCGTTACAATGCTGTCTGTGGAGGTGAGGAGAGTTGCAAGAGACAGGAAAGTGGAAAGGTGATGGATTATTTTACTCACTTATTACAACGAGAGCTAACATAGATGTGTAAGATTTTAATTAAAGAATATCATAAATCAACTTTGAGTAGTTTTCTCGCCAGTACTTTTCCTACGGAACCAAGTCCAAGAAAGCCGGTCAAGAGATGACATCACAGCCCAGCCCCCAAATCAGACGAACCACAGATATCGTTACATCCACTATTATctcaacaaaatggcgggagtttCGAAGGTGAGCGAAATGTCGTCTGCAGTGTTATTGTCCGTTTTCTGGGACCGAAAATGTTGAAGCAAGATTAGAAGTCTACTAGTCAGGTCCGTAGATATGTATTCTTATGTATacttagccgtggcgactgtaATACACAGCTTTCtttttacttgctgtcttgtatATGTGACATAATAacaagacagcaagtaaaagaaAGCGGTGTTTTCAACAGTGGCCTCGgctaatgtatatatatatattgaaatgATATAACAACGTTAATCGATAGTTTACTCCTTGATAGTTTTACGGATTCTCAGGATGTTGAAGTTGGTCAgctcaaccaaggaggttttaattaATTTATATTCTCCTTGGCTCAACGTAATTTTTAGAACTTGAGCACTTCACACCAACAAAAGAGATCACCATGCACCAATCACAATACACTGGGGAGTGATGATAATCTAATTAGTTATACTAAGTTGCACCATTTtgctgttattttttttttacatacatctGTGCTAATGTAATGGCTCATCCATATGTCCATATAACACTCAAATTTGTAGGGTTCCAGATAATTTTGAGCACAGCCACAAGTCAGCAGGAAAAAGTGAAAGATGCAGAGGATCTGGACCCCTGCCCAGCCACCTCCCGACCCCGCAGAGATTCAGGTCAGGTCTCCTGAAGCCAGTATCATCCTGTCTGTCTTGAGGAGGGCCCAGAGGAGACGTCCAGGTGCTCTATCTATTAAGAAATTAAGCTTTTCAGAAtgacaatactgtaattcttaatttgttaagggtaacttaattctagctatTTTAACGGTCAcaagtcaaccgctaaaatttcatcatcgcaaatgtttgatcactaacatttgtgacaataatgtttgttcccaaataaatgcagtgaactactcactTTCCCCCAAACGCTACAATTATCgaccgcaatattaaatggatttacagtagtcaTTATTGAGAGTCTGCatcatgctcttttccgtaaggcataggcagcctatttttatttcccataattcgtagggaaagacGTCTTATCCATGTAATTTGTAgtgaggcgaccaaattttgtgtacatgtaattgccttccttgttTTTAGCGTAATATACCCCACATGCAGACCCTGATTATTGTTAGGGATCCATCCAACctacagaaagtcaattttcaTGCTTCTTTTCTCTACCATGTAAGTTGTACCTCTAGTATTCACCTGTATTATCTATTCATAGTCTCCAGtgggacatatatatatatgaggttGTTTGCTATTAATTGCACCATACCAGTTATGCATATAGACTTTTTCAACACATCTAGATGATATTTTCTAAAGATTAATGACATATTTGTTGTTTCTCCAGATGGAAGAGATTACTATCGATGCCTGTACACCAAGAAATTTGGTGCACCTCCAGATGCCTCCGTATCCGGCAATAGCCAGAGCACCACCGATTTTTCGCAGACCACTGTCACTGATACCCAAAGAAGTCAAATGTCCACATTCAATAAAGAAAGATGCACTTTACGGGGTCCTTTGATTTCAACTGAGCCTGGCTGGAGAGGAACTAGTGATAGTAATACAAACTATAAAAACAGCATTACAAATCTTGCCAGTCAAATCAGCCATCAGCCTGAAACACCCAGTCATTTTCCTCAGTCAACTGTGACCCACATTGATACACCAATGCAGCAGAATGTAGCCAATGTTATTCTCTCCAGTCAAGTGACATTGCCAAGTGCTTCAAGGCATGCTCGTCAAAGTGACTTCAGTGAATTGACTAATCACAAAGTAACGAATACACCTACAGTTCTTGGTCCCATTTGTGCAAGCACAAGAGGCAATGCATCCCTTTATCAAGAAGATGTAGAAACTGATCAACTCCAAAGTTCTCAGATTGATCTCTTTCTGAGCCAGGCTTCAACACCAGCTCTTGGATGTCAGATGCCAAGCCCAACAAATCTGCAGCAAGATGCAGAAGAGGAGAACATTTCTGACATTGTAGGCATAGACCTGGTAGATACAGATAGAGAAGGGAACAGAAAGTCAGAAGAATGTAGTCCTCCATTTGAGTGTTCACCTGGGCATTATGACAACGATTGTAAGGAACAAAGTAAGAGTCTTGCACAGTCAGGTGATGCTGACTCCACAGCTACATCTAAGCACAGCATTGAAAGTCAGAAAACTTCAGAGAGTCTTGTTATATCCAGTGAAATGAAGGATGTGAAAAGCTGTATAGATCACAAAGGGGATAAGATGTCACAAGAAATGAaagatactactagtagtactgacAAACAGCCTGTACAGTTGCTACTCAAAAGGGACACAATGTCAGCAGAGCCCATGTTAGAAGATGATGGTATACATACAAGTGAACAGTTGCATTCATTGTCTCTTGACGTCAAGCAGTCAGAGGGCATCAAAAATGCCACAGTAAAGGCTCCCTCTTCTTTTGAAAGGATAGAAGATCTCTCCTTTGACATTGGCTGTTTTACTGATAGTGATATCATGGAAAGTTTCCCACCAGATATGTCACAAGTGACCACTGATCTTTCAAGTCAGAAAACTCCTCAATCTCAGGACAAAGGTGACATTTCAGAATATTTACTCAAGGAACAGATCCAACAAACAAGTGCATCTGTTGCCATTAAGGAGCCTGTGATAAAAACAAATGCTGCTGAAATTCAAACAGAAAGAGAGACAACTATCAGTCCATGTAAAGTGAATTTCAAAGTGAGGCAACCCAGCCAAGCTATTTGTGAGAGTGGAGCTTATGAGAATGAGAGCAAATGTTGTAGCGAAGAGAGCACCCAACATTGCTCTGATGGCAGGAGCCATGCACAGGCTTCTGGTTCAGCCATACGCAGTAAACTCTTATTATCAACATCCAGCCCAGCATCTGTTACCACGAATGGAGCCAACATAAGTGATGCATCTGGATTGAATGCGTCCTTTTCTACACTTCCAACAGTGTATGGGAAGAGACAAAGTACCATCAAAGAGAAAGTTACCCCCAAATCTGTGTCTCCATTTCAGACACCAGAACATCACATTCAGCACAGTAAAGATACCCCATCCAAAGAAGCTCACACTGAGATGTTGCCAATGCAAGACAAGCGGGCAACACCTGGATCAGCCATTCAGGCAAAGCTACAGCTGTGGACCAAAGCAAACAGGTGATCAATATTAGGTTTTTCCTTAGACATGGACTATGATagagaaaatgaaaatataatatgattgttgtgtgtgtgtgtgttcccaGTCAAAAACTCTAAATTATTTTGAAGACATGGCTAGACAAACTTCATTTATTAATGCCATCTGATTTTGTAAATGCCATCTAATTTTGAAGGTATAGTAATTCAAGTCTTTACTGTAGTCAAATCTTCTTTGCTATATATCCAAAATTATCCATCCTTGCATAATTTTGCCCATGATAATCTGTTAATGAAATTCACTATCTCTAGATCTGATGCAACTCCACACACCAGAAGAACTTCAAAACCTGGGAGCAGTTCAGATGAACCACCAGCAAAGAAATGCCTATATTCCTTACCACAGGCCAACAAGAGAACCTTCATGGCACCCTTTAAGGGTGAAGGAAAGCAAACAAACCAGGGAGAGCCAAAGGTATGTGGAAGGATATACTATCATATGATCTCATATAGGCAGCTTTCACCAGTAGGAGGCTGTGTGTATGAAATGTCAGGGCCATTTTTTGTCATCGGTTCCTTAGAATATTTCTTACGATTGTTCTCCATTAGTTCCTACTAAATTCCTCGGATGGAGTTTCTCGTATATTTTTGGATCAAAATAATAGCCTGAATGTCGTTGCATGAGTTTTATGTACAACTGTACTCTTCATCTAAGCACTTTTCATCTATATTACAGAAGGTAAAAGCACTGGAAGTTAAGGAGATCAAGTGTACCATCAGAGATGCATCCACAATGTCCCAAAATGAGAGACAGCAGGCTGTGACTGACATGCTGGGGGTGGGGCAGGTCAGCATGGCCTTGGTGTATGGTGATGGCACATCACAGCTCAGAGAACCCACAACCAAGGGCATCCCCAAGGACAGTGACAATAAGGTACATCAACAATGCCTTGGTTTTGTGCACTACTCACATTTACCAGGATACAATTAACTGGTATAGATATTGTGTATTGTCAtgtgtatcatttttttttctttttaaagaaatCTGAATCTTATACTCAGTAGGAGGGGgccaataaagattttttttagtataatccctttaagaaaagaaaaacagtctGATAAAAAAGTTATAGAGAGATATTCACTGCTATCTGACTGCCCTCTTTCTTTTAGTTAGAGTTAAACTCTGCATATTCAGTTTTCTGCAAATGATATCAAAGCAACAATGACCAAATCATCtttcatggtgctgaaatgccttcCGTTGTAGGAGAAATGCCCTAGATTAATGCCAGATGTTTTCTAACTAGAGTTGTAACAAAAGGGGCTTGAGAAAAATTCATAGTCTTGCTCTCTTTTGTCGTATGATGCTGCTGTTAcgccatacatgtatgaatgtaagacatatcatgatatacatgtatatcatattttaatttttttctaggCGGTGGGCATTGCTGTTGCTTTTCCCCGACCCTCTTCTGGAGCTGTACAGGCTTGTAGTGGACAAGCCAAGAGAATCAGGCAGCTGCAGTTCATCCTGTTTCCCCTTAATTTGGAGGAGAAAGACTATGCAGCATACTGCAGGTACAGAAATATATCAAATCCTTACGATCTACTCATTTGAATTTTCTTAGGGCCAGGCACTATGATGCTCAATGGGAATTGAGCTGTGGAAGAGAGTTGTTGGAAATTGTCTGTtagcgacaaaatatgataagtAGCATATATGATTATATCTTCCAACTTTCTCATACACGTTATCAACATCCCAAGTGTAAAACAGTATTTTCTTGTAAACTTTCCTACTGACAGCTCCTCCCATGTTCTTCCTGAAAGTCCTCTTCACTGTTGCCTGACTGTTAGGTCTAACGATACGTGCAACTGTTTTTTTAGAGAGACACTGACACAGCTGATGGCAAGCAAAGCTATCAGAGTGTGTCTGGATGCCCAGGAACTCATCCTCACCATGATCTCACATTTTTCACTGGACTTAGCCGCAGGTAATGTGCCAGTTTCAGCAGTTATGTTTCTTAAGAAATGATAGCATTGTGTTCTTGAAGACTGATTCCTGCTCAGGGATTTTCCAGATTGGAGCCATATTTGAGGTTGCTCCTGCCCTGGCAAAACAATGTTGATTACTGTTGTGGCAGTCTCTAATTCACTTGATATACTAGATAAGTGTGTTGTTTAATCATAGAATAGAAGTTAAGCCCATTTACTTTCCTTTAATAATTACAGAACTTGTCTTTATAATCCTAGTGTATAACTGGAGCATGGTAGACCCCAAGGTTGCTGGCTGGCTGTTGAATCCTGACCATCCTCCCAACACTTTCACTGAGGTGGTAAAAATGCTGTGCAAAAAGAAGAGTCAGGAATGTGACCATGTAGGTTTGGACATTGATCAGTAACTAAATATATGATATGAATTTTTGCTTCCAgacgtgtgttttttttaaatcgtccTTTTGGATTTCGACTTCTATGTGGCATAATATTAAAAGAGGTTAGGAATGTGACTGTGGGCATTAAGCCATTCATTATTGAAGATTGTAAATGTTTGTTTCCAGTGAACTTTTCCGAGCATTTTGTTAATATTATGATTAGACCTATTAATGCCAATTTCAGGTATATCATGCTGTAGTGAAGTCACCACTTGTAGCATTCTTCGCCTCATAGCTCAAATCTGAGGTGATTTAAGAGACTGGCCAGCCATTATATCCGTTGTTGGGCTTTGTTCTGTTTCAGGATGCTGATGCTAACACTCTACTTTGCCAGGACTTGAGTCAGCTGCTAGATGTAATGGAACTGCTCAGAAGGAGGCTCATGGTAAGTTCTACActaacaccccgaccaatcaaaccacgtgaatcgcattgaaactcagattcgtatcagccatttcccgacaaatccctttctaacttgcgtttaCGAcgacatctgacaaaacaaactcgccagtgagatggtggagggtgtcagctttccaaagatgttttcagattgacaattttggcactttggaagtgcacgttgagaaaaaaatagtttctactacttttctctaaacgctaaatcgcggtcactttcaatcacttccaaagtgccaaaattgtcaatctgaaaacatttttggaaagctgacaccctccaccatctcactggcaagtttgtttgtcagatgtagtgtcgttaacgcaagttagaaagggatttgtcgggaaatggctgatacgaatctgagtttcaatgcgattcacttggtttgattggtcggggtgactaAGGTATCAAGGAGTTAAATCAGTAGCTTGGAGTTAGTCTAGTGGTTTGCAATCTAGGTGCTGAATTACAAAGCTGGCAGTTCGAATTTCTGCTTAGCTGTCACAATCTAAAACCTTTACAGACTTTGTATTTTTTCGTTGAACTCAGTGTTTCAAGGCTTTGTCTTGTTTGTGTAAGGATAGTCACACCATGGGTACAGTGTGTGTGACAGCTGACATCAATAAAATGTGAGTTAAAGCAGTTTAAACAATCAAGTTATGCCATTCAGACCTAGAGTCATTCATGGTAAAGAATCACTGCTCCATTGCTTTTgtagatgatttttttctcaaaactaATTATCCCTTTCTTAGGACTGTGACCTGCTGGACCTGTACCTCGATGTTGAGATGAAACTAACACCTATTTTGGCAAGTAGGTTGAAACCTTTCATAATCACAGTTACTGTTGTCCTGTGTAAGAAGTTGACCATCCCTCTTGTGTTTGAGGAAACTCCCATAGAGCACCCAAATGAAGTTCCACTATGTGTATATTTCTCAAAAAGAGTAGAGGTTTGCCTTGGAATACattaaaaagaattaaaaatcaACTCCACAACTCATATTCATAAGGCAGCTTGTCCTCACCAACTTGAATACAGATCTAGAACTGGGGAGTAACACCATCTTGGGGGTGTACTAGAATTTGATTCGTCACTACTGAATCAGGCAAAGAAGCTGACAGTTGATATTTTGAATATGTGTTCTGAAATTCTGTCCTGTCATTCCTACCAGGCATGGAATATTATGGCATCTGTGTTGATTCACAGTGTTTGATCAAGATGGCTGACATTTTGAAGGTTTGTTGCATAATCTTCCATAGATTTTTAGATACTCACAGTCTTACCAGTTACCGATGATTTTCACTTTCTCTGTCTATTTAAAGATTGAAAGATAGAAATGAATATCAGAAAGGTGACTGGTACTCACCACCTTTGGGCTGTAGTACCTCTAATGTACCCTAGGGGTCATGCATGACATGTCCAGTTGCACTGCATCTTGTGTACACCATCATTTGCTAACTTACTTGTGTGTTTAAGGAGTGACCTTCAACCGATATCAGTTTTCCAGCTGACTATGGATGTATGTTACTTCGTTTGAAATATATTTATCTTACCTTAGAAGAGGATTGGTATGGTGGAGTCTGATGCTTACAAGGCAGCTGGTCACCGCTTTCTCCTCAGTAGCCATGTGCAGCTAAGGACGGTAAGTGCTCATCATGGATACAAGTTTGTTTGAGCTGTTGTTTGTGGAATGTCTTTTTTGGTTCCTTGTGAAGCATTTAATTTTTGAATACAGAGGTATAAGGAATAGTTTAAATAaagcagtaactgttgtaataGTCTTACCGTACATTTCATCTTTAATGTACATATGTGCATGATGTAAGTCTTCATGTTATGTCAGTGCTCTACATGCTTGTTTATCCATGCTTCAGGTGTTGTTTGATGAGCTCCACCTAGACGAGAGGTGTGAAAACAGACAGAAGCTGGCCAGAACCAGTGTCAACAATCTGAAGTCTACCTCGGAGTCTGTGGTAAGATTACACTTGTTGATATATGGTTACTGATACTCAGTGAAAGAAATACACCATCACATTTTAGTGAACAGAATCAACCAAAATGTATTGATGGACTCTTATCTTTGTTGCTATTATTAGGGTTTACCTATGCATAGGTCTAGGTCTTGGGAACAAGGCATACAATTTTGTAAAAAAGATCCGTGAGTGATTTCATGGCTTTTCAACtcagtatatcaaagaattgggattttgaaaatttgggaTCCAGTACCTTATGTTAATCATTTTAGAAATGATGGCCAATAGTTTGGTACCCTCTGAATGTTTATCCATAGCTTTAAGTCTAGAATTGCCACTGCATTGGGTCCTAAGTATAACTgattacaatgtatttttttaaagctggTGCAGCTGCAAGGTCTACATCCCCTTCCAAAGTTGGTATTGGAGTACAGAAAGGTGGTATAGTTTCATCACTTTTTGGAATGAACTGCTTCCGGTTGCAAATTAAAGTAATTTTGTAACTTTGCAATTTTGTTAAGATGTAAATCATGTAACTCTGCATCCAGAAATAGTACAATCAATTTGATCATTAATCCAGTGGTCTGAAGCTTTTCATGTACTGAAATTTGTCTAGCTGGAGAAAATGAAGTCCACCTATGTTGATGGTATCCTGGCATGCATAAAGGAGGTAGGAACATTCATACCTTTTAAACGTTTACAGTATACATGCACATTTATGTCGATGAGTTGAAGGTATATGTTTGCAGATGGCTGGCATGTAAATCCTAATGTGGAAGTGTAGATATGGGTGAAGCAATGCTGCCTTGATGGAGGCATCTGAGATCTATTATTTAGTTTGGTGCTGTCTCTTGTATGACACTTTATAAGTCAAACTTTCTAACAGTGGGAACATCACCATCTCAAATGTTagcaatcaaatatttgcaattatgAAATTTTACTGGTttactagtgaccgttaaagtagctaaaattaagaaTCAAGAATTGCAGTATATGCATACATGGAATAagcagtttgtctttttttccacaGGGAAAGCTGATTGCAACCTGGTAAGACTCTAGAGACAATTTCCAATGCCAAGGCATATTTTTGTACTCAGAATTTGCCTACAACTCTATTGAAGCACTTGGTCTATAAGCAGGTGTAAAAAGGTTGTAGACACCACCATGAAGTCACTGAAGCAGTGTTCTGTATGAGGTAACACCTGTTATGTCTGACTATtgcagttttcttttgcaatCTTGACAGTTGGCAGCCTTTGCGTAAAAACtataaaacatttattttttcattgaaaaaataga contains these protein-coding regions:
- the LOC136429446 gene encoding serine-rich adhesin for platelets-like, with protein sequence MQRIWTPAQPPPDPAEIQVRSPEASIILSVLRRAQRRRPDGRDYYRCLYTKKFGAPPDASVSGNSQSTTDFSQTTVTDTQRSQMSTFNKERCTLRGPLISTEPGWRGTSDSNTNYKNSITNLASQISHQPETPSHFPQSTVTHIDTPMQQNVANVILSSQVTLPSASRHARQSDFSELTNHKVTNTPTVLGPICASTRGNASLYQEDVETDQLQSSQIDLFLSQASTPALGCQMPSPTNLQQDAEEENISDIVGIDLVDTDREGNRKSEECSPPFECSPGHYDNDCKEQSKSLAQSGDADSTATSKHSIESQKTSESLVISSEMKDVKSCIDHKGDKMSQEMKDTTSSTDKQPVQLLLKRDTMSAEPMLEDDGIHTSEQLHSLSLDVKQSEGIKNATVKAPSSFERIEDLSFDIGCFTDSDIMESFPPDMSQVTTDLSSQKTPQSQDKGDISEYLLKEQIQQTSASVAIKEPVIKTNAAEIQTERETTISPCKVNFKVRQPSQAICESGAYENESKCCSEESTQHCSDGRSHAQASGSAIRSKLLLSTSSPASVTTNGANISDASGLNASFSTLPTVYGKRQSTIKEKVTPKSVSPFQTPEHHIQHSKDTPSKEAHTEMLPMQDKRATPGSAIQAKLQLWTKANRSDATPHTRRTSKPGSSSDEPPAKKCLYSLPQANKRTFMAPFKGEGKQTNQGEPKKVKALEVKEIKCTIRDASTMSQNERQQAVTDMLGVGQVSMALVYGDGTSQLREPTTKGIPKDSDNKAVGIAVAFPRPSSGAVQACSGQAKRIRQLQFILFPLNLEEKDYAAYCRETLTQLMASKAIRVCLDAQELILTMISHFSLDLAAVYNWSMVDPKVAGWLLNPDHPPNTFTEVVKMLCKKKSQECDHDADANTLLCQDLSQLLDVMELLRRRLMDCDLLDLYLDVEMKLTPILASRLKPFIITVTVVLCKKLTIPLVFEETPIEHPNEVPLCLVLTNLNTDLELGSNTILGVY